In [Phormidium] sp. ETS-05, the genomic window ATCATCGCTTACCGAATAAGCGATTAATCTCAGCCGGAGATAAAGCATTGTTTTGCTGGATTTCATCGCATTTTTGCTTTTTCAAAACCCCAGCCGCATCCTCCGTAGCTACACCATCAGCGATCGTCCGCAGTTTCAAATTCCGAGCCACCTGCACCAAAGCATTAATTATCGGGGCATTTTGCGCCGCCGCCGCCGTCAAGCTGGCATCAATTTTCAGATTATCTAATTTAAGCTGACCCAGATAATTTAAAGCACTATCAGCCATCCCGAATTGACTAATAGTGTTAATCGTGCCAATGCGCTTTAAAAGCATCAGTTTCGATGCCATTGCATTGGGATTTTTTGCCTTAGCGATAGTAGCTGCAGATATTTCCAGTTCCAGATAACGAGGCTCCAAATTCGCAGATATCAAAGCGTTAGCCACAATTTCATCGAAATTAGTATCATTAAAAATTGTCTGGGAAATTCCCACCGCCACCCGCAGGTAAATGCCAAGATTTTGCCAGGTTTTAGCTTGACGACAGGCAGTTTGCAGCAACCATTCACCCACCGCAAAACCCAAACCAGCTTCTTCGGCGAGAGAGAGAATTTTCGGGTGAGAAACCGTGCCAATGCGGGGGTTATCCCAATGGATAACCGCACCAACCCCAGTGATTTTGCGATTGCGGATATCGATACGGGGCTGGTAGAATACCTGTAAGAGGCGACGTTCCCAGGCACGGTGTAGGTCTCCGGCGAGCTGCAAGTCTTTAGCAATGTCGGAACCGACTAAGGGACGGGTGTAAATTTGCACTCGATCGCCCCCTTTGCGCTTCCCCTCTCCCATCGCTACCCCCGCTTGTCGCCGCAGTTCTTCTACCGTTGACGCCAAGGGATAAAAAGCCATCCCAACAGTCCCGGTTATCGGAATCGACCTACCCTGAATCGTGAAAGGTTGGGAGACAATTTCCAGTAAATGCTGAGCGCTCTTTTGCGCCGTATCTTCGCTGCTCGTCGGTGGCAAAACCAGAGCAAATTCATCGCCACCCAGACGCACAACCCCGCCTAATTCCAAGCCACTGGCAAAATTCACGGTTTTGATAAAATCCTGTAACCGCTGCGTCAATTTTTGCAGCAACTCATCGCCGCTAGCGTAACCAAACACATCGTTAATTCGAGCAAATCTGTCTAAACCCAAAAGCAAAAAAGGGACAAAGCGGTTACTAGCATCTGTTACCGATATTGCCTGCGCCAAATATCCATTATCCCCCTCCAAACCGGACTGGTTGGGCAACCCCGTGAGGCTATCAAAATTTTCCAAATGCTCTAACTGTTCCGTCACCCGATCCAGTTTTTCCCGTTGCTGAGCTACCCTTTTCAACCGCGCCTCCACCGCCTCCAGTAGCTCCGCGTAGGTAAAAGGTTTCGTCAAATAGTCATCGGCGCCTAAATTCATTCCCTGACGTAAATCATTTCTTTCCGCCTTCGCCGTGAGGAAGATAAACGGAATATCCGCAGTCTCGGGATTTTGCCGCAACTGGGCTATCACATCATAGCCATCCATCTCCGGCATCATAATATCGCAGATAATCAAATCAAACTTTTGCTGTTGCGCTATTTCCACGCCCCAGCGACCATTTTCCGCCCCTACCACCTCGAAATCCTCGGCTTCCAGCAAATCCATGATATTGCCCCGGATTTCTTCGCTATCTTCTACTACCAATATTTTCGCCATGTTTCCAGCTTCTACTCCATTATTTTGTCATTTGTCCTTTGTCCTTAGTGAAAATTATCAATTATCAATTATCAATTGTCAATTATCAAAGGACAAATGACTAAGGACAAATGACCAAGGACTAATGACCTATGCTAGTTGTTGCTTCTCGTTCCAAAACCAAAGTTACCGGACCGTCATTAGCAATATCTACTGCCATCATTGCCCCAAATTCCCCCGTTTCTACCTTTAACCCACTCTGGCGCAACTTAGCCACAAAAGTGTCAAATAGCAGTTTGGCTCGTTCTGGGGGAGCAGACTTGTCAAAAGACGGGCGGCGACCTTTGCGGCAATCACCGTAAAGGGTAAACTGACTTACCGCCAGTATTTCTCCTCCGATATCTACTACGGACTTATCCCAACGACCACTGCCATCAGTGCCATCAGGAAATAGGCGTAGTTCTAAGCACTTGCGCGCCATCCAGTCTAGCTCCACCTCTGTATCTGTGGTAGAAATAGCCACGAGTAGATTCAGCCCTTGGTTTATTTTACCAACAATTTTATCGCCCACTGTCACTTGAGAGGATTTGACTCGCTGAAGAACTACACGCATTTTCCCTGGTCTTTGGTTTTGTTCTTAGTTTAGCTTTCGCCCAAAATTCCAGTTGGTAGTTGGGCTTGAGGCCATCGGTGGTAAAGAAACCGGGTTTCTTTATGCAGATTTTCTGCCAGAAACCCGGTTGCTAAAAACTGGTTATTTCCCGAAGCCTTTGCCGCGATTGGTAGAGGGGAGGCAAACGCATTTTTCTAGCTGCGATCGCAGTTGGTCATGGTCCAGGTTTTGGCCGATAAACACCAATTGATTTTTCGGTTGACCTTTCCAATCATCATCATCAATGGTAAACCGCTTGCCGCTCAGATGGAAAACGTGACGGCGCCCACTTTCGTCAAACCACAAAATTCCCTTAGCCCGGAACACGTTAGCGGGTAATTGGTTATCCAAGAAATATTGGAATTTCCGAATTGACAGCGGTCGATCGCTTTCAAAAGACAAAGAGGTGAAACCATCATTTTCCAAATGGTGGGAATGATGGTGATGATGGTGGTGGTCATGGTCATGGTCATGGACACATTGACCGTGGTCATGGTTACAGGCGGAATGGTCGTGGTGGTCGTGGTCGTGATGGTCGTGGTCGTGATGGTCGTGGTCGTGATGGGCTTCCTCAGTATCAAAATACTTATCCGACTCAAACAGACCGACGCTGAGAATCAAAGGCAACGCCACTTGCGCGTAGCTCGTTCGCAGGATGCGGGCGTCTTTTTTCACATCGCGAATTTTGCACTCGAGCAAATCTGCATCCGCTTCATCCACCAAATCCACTTTATTCAGGATAATCAGATCCCCGTAAGAGATTTGGTTGAAAGCCGCTTGGCTGTTAAACAGGTCGAGGCTGTAATTCTCCGCATCCACCACGGTAACAATGGAGTCGAGGCGGGTCAGGTCTCGCAGTTCTGTGCCTAAAAACGTCAGAGCTACCGGCAGAGGGTCCGCCAGTCCCGTAGTTTCCACCACGAGATAATCCACCCGTTCTGGGCGTTCTAGCACTTTATACACGGCGTTGAGCAAATCCTCATTAATGGTGCAGCAGATGCAGCCATTGCTCAGCGTCACCATATCATCCTCGGTGGAAACGATTAGCTCGTTGTCAATGCCGATTTCGCCAAACTCGTTGACGAGGACGGCGGTTTTGACACCTTGCTGGTTGGTGAGGATGTGGTTGAGGAGGGTGGTTTTACCGCTGCCGAGAAAACCGGTAATGATGGTGACAGGTAAGCCATGTTTGGGAGCATCCATTACCTGTGTCGGTTCGGGGGTTACTACTGATTGCATACCGTTGGGATGTTGAGAACTCGATCGCTGCTGGCACGGCTCTAGCCGTGTCCCTAATCTTTGATTGTAGTCTAAGATTTCGGGAAAGATGCTGACTCAGGCAAATCAATCCCGCGAAAGAAACCGCTCCCGGACAAGTCACGTCAGGATCCCCCACATCACCATAGGCAAGAAGATGATGATTTCCCGCACTGGCAAGTATATTTGCACCTTTTTCCTGGCTTTGGCGTTGGTGGCTCTTCCCAGTTGTATGAGAG contains:
- the dtd gene encoding D-aminoacyl-tRNA deacylase, coding for MRVVLQRVKSSQVTVGDKIVGKINQGLNLLVAISTTDTEVELDWMARKCLELRLFPDGTDGSGRWDKSVVDIGGEILAVSQFTLYGDCRKGRRPSFDKSAPPERAKLLFDTFVAKLRQSGLKVETGEFGAMMAVDIANDGPVTLVLEREATTSIGH
- a CDS encoding GTP-binding protein gives rise to the protein MQSVVTPEPTQVMDAPKHGLPVTIITGFLGSGKTTLLNHILTNQQGVKTAVLVNEFGEIGIDNELIVSTEDDMVTLSNGCICCTINEDLLNAVYKVLERPERVDYLVVETTGLADPLPVALTFLGTELRDLTRLDSIVTVVDAENYSLDLFNSQAAFNQISYGDLIILNKVDLVDEADADLLECKIRDVKKDARILRTSYAQVALPLILSVGLFESDKYFDTEEAHHDHDHHDHDHHDHDHHDHSACNHDHGQCVHDHDHDHHHHHHHSHHLENDGFTSLSFESDRPLSIRKFQYFLDNQLPANVFRAKGILWFDESGRRHVFHLSGKRFTIDDDDWKGQPKNQLVFIGQNLDHDQLRSQLEKCVCLPSTNRGKGFGK
- a CDS encoding EAL domain-containing protein, translated to MAKILVVEDSEEIRGNIMDLLEAEDFEVVGAENGRWGVEIAQQQKFDLIICDIMMPEMDGYDVIAQLRQNPETADIPFIFLTAKAERNDLRQGMNLGADDYLTKPFTYAELLEAVEARLKRVAQQREKLDRVTEQLEHLENFDSLTGLPNQSGLEGDNGYLAQAISVTDASNRFVPFLLLGLDRFARINDVFGYASGDELLQKLTQRLQDFIKTVNFASGLELGGVVRLGGDEFALVLPPTSSEDTAQKSAQHLLEIVSQPFTIQGRSIPITGTVGMAFYPLASTVEELRRQAGVAMGEGKRKGGDRVQIYTRPLVGSDIAKDLQLAGDLHRAWERRLLQVFYQPRIDIRNRKITGVGAVIHWDNPRIGTVSHPKILSLAEEAGLGFAVGEWLLQTACRQAKTWQNLGIYLRVAVGISQTIFNDTNFDEIVANALISANLEPRYLELEISAATIAKAKNPNAMASKLMLLKRIGTINTISQFGMADSALNYLGQLKLDNLKIDASLTAAAAQNAPIINALVQVARNLKLRTIADGVATEDAAGVLKKQKCDEIQQNNALSPAEINRLFGKR